In Nostoc piscinale CENA21, the genomic stretch TAGCCCAATGTAATGTGGGCTGTGAGGTGATAATGTTGTTCAATCCCCAGTGCAATCAATTTGGGATTTTGATAAATTGTGCGGCGGAATTGAATTATTTGTTCATAAGAACTTTCATCTTTGGGGACTAAACAAACCGCCAAAGCTCTTGGCATGAGAACTAATCCCAACATTTGCCAGTAAATTGGATGAGTTGCTGGTGTTATGGTTTGTTGATATTGTTGAAATATTTCCCCTGTGTAACGGTGTAATTCTTCCTCAAACTTGGGATTTTTCTCACAAGCATCAAGATAAGCATGATCCCAAATCAAATCTGCCAAAGTTAAATGAAAGCTGGCAGGTGGTACAGGGACAATCAAATCCTGGTTTACAGGTAACTGTAAAAGTTGCTGTTGGTAGGTTGTTAAGGTTGCGTAGAAAGCAGCGTTTTCCGCCGCTTCTTCTGCGGTTGGGGTAATTAATGTATAACCAGGAAAAGGCGCTGCTTGTCTGGTTCCAGAAGCAGGTAAAAATTTAGAAGACTCCTGGATATGCTGAACTTGGGTTTTATATGATTCTGGTAGCATCATTCTTGCTACCCGGTTCAGGTAAGTTTGGTAGTTGTCGTCCAATCTTCAATAGCCTCACGTTCTTACTTGATAGATTTTAGGGAAAATTATCCAGTTGTGACTAAGTTGACTTAAAAAGTATTGAGGATTGGAGTAAGGGAGTGGGGAGAAAATGTTGAGATGGGTGTAACCCGAATTTCTCACGCATGGGTAGGGAGTGTGGGAAGTGTGGGGAGAGAGGGAAGTGTGGGTGGAAAGATTTCTTCACCATCCACCCACACCTCCCACCCCTCCCACACCCCTAGATTTCTCTCTTGTGAGAAATCCAAGCCTACTCCCCACTCCCTTTATAGATACGAGGTTGATATATATGCCGATTTTGGTTTACTGGGGTGAAGATGACTTTGCGATGGAAAAAGCGGTTAATTCGTTACGCGATCGCATTTTAGATCCCTTGTGGACAGATTTTAACTATTCTTATTTTGCGCCTGATCAATCTGATGCTGCGATTGCCGCTTTAAATCAAGCGATGACACCGACTTTTGGTGCTGGTGGACGTTTGGTTTGGCTGATAAATACCAACCTTTGTCAACAATGTCCTGAAAATGTGTTGGCGGAATTGACACGCACTTTACCAGTCATTCCAGAAAATTCCTATTTATTGCTTACCAGTCGCAATAAACCAGATGAACGGCTGAAATCTACCAAATTGCTAAAACAATTCGCCACAGAGTTTCGGGAATTTTCGCTGATTCCCCCGTGGAAAACCGAATTAATTGTGCAAGCTGTTCAGCAAGCGGCGCAAACTATAGGTGTACAACTCGCGCCGAAAACTGCCGAACTGTTAGCAGAAACTGTGGGTAATGATACAAGGCTGCTTTACAACGAGTTAGAAAAATTGCGGCTGTATCATCTGGATAGTAAAAAGCCTTTAGATGTCGAGACTGTTAGTAAATTAGTCAGAAATACTACGCAAAATAGTTTACAATTAGCAGCAGCAATTAGAACAGGTGATACAGGCAAAGCTTTAACTGTATTGACTGATTTGCTAAATGCGACCGAACCAGGATTACGGATAGTGGCAACATTAATTGGTCAATTTCGCACTTGGTTATGGGTCAAAATTGTCACAGATAGCGGTGAGCGTAACCCGCAAGCGATCGCTCAAGCCTCTGATGTGAGCAATCCTAAACGTATCTACTTTTTACAACAAGAAGTCAAATTACTGTCTGTGCAGCAACTAATTTCGTGTTTACCGTTACTGTTGGAGTTAGAAATCAGCCTTAAACAAGGATCTGCGGAAATATCCACACTCCAAACCAAAGTAATTGAACTTTGTCAAATATGTAAAGGCAACGGAAAATACATATAAAATTTCGGTACACTGAAATTTCGATTGGAACTTCTCACTCCCAAAATAATTCACAATCAATAAAGCACCTTTAAGATTGAGTCCTGTGTCACAGACATGATGAACAAAATTACTAACTTTTTTTTCCAAGATGCGCTGGAAAATTTATTACCTAAAAACTTTTTTTTTAGGAGTGATGACTACTGTAAGTTTGTTAGCCAGCACATTGACATTTACAGCCAAAGCTGATGCTCAAACTCCTACAGTCAATAATAATGAAATCGTCAGCTATGCCCAAGCTGTCTTAGCAATGGAGCCATCACGCCAACAAGCCTTTAGCGAAATCAAAAAATTAATCGGTGGCGGAGAAATTCCCCAGATTGTTTGTAACGAGCCTCAAAGCATTAACAGTCTACCACGCAAAGCCAGAGATATTGCCGTCAATTACTGTAATCGCTCTCAAAAAATCGTGGAAGAAAATGGTTTAACCATTGAGCGGTTTAATAATATTACTCTCGAAATTCAAAATAACAATAACTTAAAAAGGCAAATTTACAATACCTTAATTCGCTTACAAAAAAAATAATAATTTTGATAATAGCAACAATCAAAATTCTCAAATTTAGCGGATTGGAATTGTAATCACAAATTCTGTACCTGTGCCTGGTAATGAAATACACTGTAATGACCCGCGATGCTTTTCAGTCACTATTTGGTAACTAATCGATAAGCCTAAACCAGTTCCCTTACCAATTGGTTTAGTAGTGAAAAAAGGATCAAATAAACGACTTTGTACTTCCTGGGGAATTCCTGTCCCATTATCAGCAATATGAATACTAATATTTTCCTGGTCACATACAGAAGAAATGCGAATTATTGGCTGTGAACAAAGATTTTTTTCCCAAGCTTCATCTAAAGCATCAATGGCATTGGCTAAGATATTCATAAATACCTGATTTAATTGCCCAGCAAAACATTTAATTTCAGGCATTTCACAATAATCTTTAATAACTTGAATTTCGAGGCGATGAGGTTGGGCTTTCAGACGATGGCGCAAAATTAACAAAGTGCTATCTATACCATCATGCACATTTGCACT encodes the following:
- a CDS encoding DUF1868 domain-containing protein, translating into MDDNYQTYLNRVARMMLPESYKTQVQHIQESSKFLPASGTRQAAPFPGYTLITPTAEEAAENAAFYATLTTYQQQLLQLPVNQDLIVPVPPASFHLTLADLIWDHAYLDACEKNPKFEEELHRYTGEIFQQYQQTITPATHPIYWQMLGLVLMPRALAVCLVPKDESSYEQIIQFRRTIYQNPKLIALGIEQHYHLTAHITLGYFGDITPDLDRNKFSDLLAELNQQWLENSPEFLVNRVELRKFDDMTRYYRESDWPSLDF
- the holA gene encoding DNA polymerase III subunit delta, whose product is MPILVYWGEDDFAMEKAVNSLRDRILDPLWTDFNYSYFAPDQSDAAIAALNQAMTPTFGAGGRLVWLINTNLCQQCPENVLAELTRTLPVIPENSYLLLTSRNKPDERLKSTKLLKQFATEFREFSLIPPWKTELIVQAVQQAAQTIGVQLAPKTAELLAETVGNDTRLLYNELEKLRLYHLDSKKPLDVETVSKLVRNTTQNSLQLAAAIRTGDTGKALTVLTDLLNATEPGLRIVATLIGQFRTWLWVKIVTDSGERNPQAIAQASDVSNPKRIYFLQQEVKLLSVQQLISCLPLLLELEISLKQGSAEISTLQTKVIELCQICKGNGKYI
- a CDS encoding DUF4168 domain-containing protein, producing the protein MTTVSLLASTLTFTAKADAQTPTVNNNEIVSYAQAVLAMEPSRQQAFSEIKKLIGGGEIPQIVCNEPQSINSLPRKARDIAVNYCNRSQKIVEENGLTIERFNNITLEIQNNNNLKRQIYNTLIRLQKK